One Cucumis melo cultivar AY chromosome 8, USDA_Cmelo_AY_1.0, whole genome shotgun sequence genomic window, ttcttcttctatagTCAGTTTGTAAGTGAAAGTGTAAAgtcatcttttttctttcccttaACTTGTAAAGTCATTCTCTTTACTTTAATACATAGCATGATTATACGTTTTCAATCTATTACTCCTTTACTATTCATCTGTCAATGTATTACCTGTAGCTTATTCTTGTGATAAGTTATTGATATGAAGCTTAGCTTATAAAACTTATCGCATTAGTTGAGTTATAATTATTACTTGGCCAGTGTATGTCGCTAACTATTTGAGGGAGTAAGTaacaaggatatggctaacgcgTGCAaagaggagtttggagacaaactacACATTGGTGAGATAACTTTCATAATTTGTGACCCAAACgaagaacaagtgtgggtatttGGCGCCAAGAGGTTGTCGcccttaaaagagaagtacTATAAGTCTTGTAAGTAAACCCTTCTAATAGATTTCGTTTAACCAAGTTTTATCATTTGCATCTTGAGAGGCGAGTAAGTGTGGTGTTTAAGGCACTGAGAGGTGCTCACCCAAATTAAAAGCTAGTTAACTAATCTCTATCGCATCGAGGCTCCTACGTGGCTTAATCACCTTATAACGCGGAGACCTTCCATCACCACTTCGTACAACAAGTTAGTTCACACATCCATCTCACCATCATTCTTATTCCCCCTTTTACAAATTCTCTGGTGTAGATAGTAGTTTAGTAGTCACACACCTTTACTTTATATTGTATAGTTATATTATACTGCCTGAATGAAGAGTAAATCTtagaactaagctttgatatcaattacCCATAAAACCTATTGTTTCACTTATATTTGGGAAAGCAATAGGAAAATTTGTACTCACTAAATACTTAGTAATTATGCGAGGATGAGACACATAGAGAGCATCAGCATGCAATGACCATGCCTCATCTCTTAGAGTTAGATATAGATATACACAACACTAAACACTAAGTCTAAATAACATCAAGTTGTAACTTAAACTCCATGGCTAATAGACCTACAACATTATTTATAAATGCAATATATTTCCACTtccattctctcatttctttaTATCTCATATTCATTTAAGTCTAAGTAAGGCTAAATAATGTAAGGAATAGTAAATGCTAGAGAATCTCGATGTTTGCATTATTTGTCTTGTTAAGTTAAACGCAACCATTAATGCCTTATCTTATTCGAGGGAAAAAATAAAGAGTTAACTACTGTCACTTGACGTGTGACGATCTGGATTTAGCTAAAAAGGCAATGAAAGGGTTGCAGCAATGCAATCTTGTTGTGTACAATTAATTCAGAAAGATTACATACAAATCATCTTTTAACTTTAAGTATTTTGATCCCAAAATGCAAGCAAGTATGGTGAAGGCACCAAAAGGTTGCTCACCTTAAATATGAAGTCAACAAATGCTTTGTGTCGCTTCGACGCATCAATTATCCTTGCTTTACACTTAATTAGTTAGACATTCCTACATATCATCGTCAAATATACGAGTTCCTATTTCATTACATTTCGTTGCTATATTAATCTTACTGCTTCATCGCACTTAGTGTAAGTACATAAAACACATCATATTGTTTGTCTaaatttatactatatagatACCACATGATTTTAGGATGCATTATGAACCCATTAGCATCCCTAATTCCCTATGTTCGACTCTAGCTTACCTAGAAAGGCTCTCTTTTCGCTTACATTTGTGTAAGAGAGAGGAAATTATTTTACATATATTCTTAAATTTAACTATGATGTGCTTAATGATATGTAGAAAAAGGGTCCTTCCAAGGGATAGGATTTTGGACGAGCTAATATGTGGAAAAAAGCTcggacaaaaagaaaaaaaaaaagatacataAACAAAGATGTACAAAACGTTGCCAATCAAATAGTAAGATTCTCAATGTAATAGGTGTTGGGTTtcatgtcttaaaactcgtaaagagtaatataatcaattgattgttattaataaagtgttttattattataatttcaatatgCGTCATTgattatattaataattttgtcttaataacccaaatcaaataaactaacatcctatgTTATTTGATGaatcttgaacagtatgtaaagACTTACAAgcatcaatgttcaagatcagcttaaagggtctatagtatagggttaacaCTGGGTATTTTATCCAGCAAACACTATGGGTACCTTACTTTGGATTTGATAAAAAcgcattgatccaatgcgttcgtGTAGGCAACATgtagtgagggtatcctatgcaatgagtttgcataagactggaccacgaaatagtaatcactagatgtaactccgttaactagttgggtttccatttcattaggatgacctaggtaacttagtcttaatcctgagtgtattatgaactcctatttgtgagggattgtcctttgatttttATGGATGAGAGTGgtcagattgccgactcaatttGCTTATCTTTTTAAGGACAAGACCGTGTAGGGAGCTGGGAAGATAATCACAAAacatggaattcactcattccccaCTTTAGTGTAAGTagtagggtaagtagataagtgttcccttaaatggtgtctccaagACTTAAAGAAAGGCTCCTACCTTCTCTATGGCACAAGATGGGTTtatgtttagtggttggaccataaacaggttgttcattagaggagcactggtatttaaggattacaagtaacctaggggtaaaacggtaatttgacctaaCTAATGTTATAAatacttgtgaaggactaacttactggtactggtctatattcgtggacacaaaaatatatctacagcgAGAAGAGTTTAGTTGTGAGTCTTTaatggagtgtacacacaattaACAAATATTGACTAAGTGGTTAATGACTTTAACCCATTAacctcatatcgttgtagcttctgatttgtaggtccattaggtccccttcctagctcgtaaagggtaataagatttatttatattggttgtaatttgaaatgttcaaatggTGGAAAAAACAAAGCAATAGAGACATGCAACAGCGGAAaataaaggatcatgctttactctatatgcatctaaacgatttagaagttaataTGCAACTACCATGCGATGGACCTAACCGGAGAGagaggaaggtaaacgatgaacttacctttgtagttctcaacttcttctttgatccaaaacttcttctcttcctcaaaatcacgagcaaggacaaccaccaagctgacctactacgctcaggaccaagaactgAGTTGTTGGACTCGACTATGCGAAGAGAATTTTGAAGGGGATTGAAGTCAATCATTTAGGTGTTTTATTTAAGAGAAAACCTCTTActtttctcattctgtaatgagaagttttatatgaaatttacatgcaaattgcatgtaaattatttcatatcttatcaacacctaaGCAAATCATTagctctttaattaaattagtgGCCTTCAATTCATAATcggctgccacatttcccattaacattaattaataaagtaattagtcaaaaggGTAGTTTGttcatttgaccaacttaagtcaaagtcaaactttgacttttcttagtcaaaaatcaaccttttgactttttactaattttcctgtcttgactaattctagcctcccgagtatgaatccgtattcatttctctagaattcaaatcatatttgaatataaattcgaCCAAAGTTCATAATCAACATGTTGGCTTTTTGACCGttctctaaacttttcaaggttttaaatatgaatgaatattcatatttatttaaatcatatttaaacttaaagtttatttttaccGACTTTATATCTTATATATGTGTCGGTTTCagctctctcttatctttattcgaacaattggaattacttcaacatacttgttcttagttgaatccatataaGCTAGTAGTGGAACCTAATTGACCTATAGATcgtgggctccaacgattcgagattaattggctaaactcttttagaccaaagttaatcaacattcgttaactaaagagtcattccactaaagactctttgttgcactcccctcactatatatatatttctgtccacctggcAAGTCGATCATTCAccggttgttcgtaatcttggctgggtcaaaataccattttacccccgagattacatcttgctccttaagtcgcagtgatccactattgaacaattggttttaaggtccaacctgtaaaccagaatccttatcgggccaatgagaaggtggggccccttgttcaagacttggattcaatccttaagggaacaacctatctactatcccagaagtggataggagtgaattccatcttgcatcctatgtccctagctatccactcgatcttacccctgaaatgggaggcttattgggccagcgatgtttagttgccctcacctatgaaaatctaaggatactatcgaatgaacagaagttcatagttagctcaggattatgatcaagttacctaggccatcataaatgaaatagtcagtttatagttttcggtgttataactaaatgtgactacttcgtggttccagtcttatgcaaaccatttacatagaatgcccccactcccatgtctctacataaatgattcaggattacatcgttggTACTAATTAcagagcgggccgcatccatagtgtctatccagaataaggtgcccaaccttattcatacactgtagaccatttgggctattaacttgaacttaatccatgtttatgtctctacataaagttcaagtatatatgacaaactagtaaatggcctcgggaccttaaagattattggttttaagattatagtattcaataataaattttattgaatcaaataacaaagtatgagttttaggacacaaattccaacaaactctcacttggactaaaactccaagtaagttagaattttataatgagagaaaagtatatatacatttacaataaacatatatataaactagggcataatcccaataagtctcccacttgtcctagtttacaaaccgcatagacctaaaccatgtaggtggctctcaaacactttagccgtgagagcttttgtaaacgAATCAGCCATGTTGTGCTTGaaggagatttttgttactaTAACGTCTCCTCGATGTACGATTTCCCTGATCAGATGATACTTTCGTTCAATATGCTTCCCTCGTTTATGACTTCGAGGTTCTTGTGAGTTTGCAACTGCACCATTGTTGTCACAGTAAAAGGTGATaggcagatgcatatttggacgacttccaaatctgttaagaactttttaagccatactgcttcTTTCGCTGCTTCACAGGCAGCTATATATTCAACTTCCATAGTGGAGTCGGCAATACAAGATTGTTTTATGCTTTTTCATACTACTGCTCCTTCGTTCAGAGTGAAAACTGATCCTGATGTAGACATTCTAGCATCTTTATTAGTTTGAAATCAGAgtcagtgtatccagtaaggatcagatccttagaaccatacacaagcatgtagtcttttgttcttctaagatattttaaaatatttttaacggcggtccaatgatcacgtctaggattggactgatatctactaacAATCCCCACTGAATaacaaatgtcaggtctagtacataacattgcatacatcaggcTCCCAACAACATaagcatagggaatgttactcatatcctcaacttcttgaggtgtctttggacattgttcttttgataaatgaattccatatctgtacggcagcagaccctttttggaattctgcatcttatatcttgacaacattttgtctatataagatgtttgagacatggctagaGTTTTGTTCTTTCTGTTTCGAACTATTTAgataccaagaacatattgtgcattttccaaatctttcatttgaaattgcgtAGCTAACCATTCTTTAATATCAGTTAGATGACCTAcgtcattcccaatgagtagaatgtcatctacatacatAACTAAGAATGCTATAGTAgaattgatgatccttttgtaaacacaagtttcatcaacattctgttctaaaccataagatttgatcgtAGTAGCAAACCTTATATTCTAGGATCTAGAAGCATGTTTCAATCCATAAATGGATTTTTaaagcttacaaaccttttgttcttgaccTTTTTGTATAAACCCCTCTGGTTGGACCATATAAATACTCTTTTTAAGATTACCGTTCAAAAAggctgtcttgacatccatctgtcAAATTTCATAGTCATAAAAACTGACGATGGACAAGAGTATTCGTATTGACTTTATCATGGCAATAGaagagaaagtttcttcataatctattcCCTCCCTTTGTGTGTAACCTTTTGCCACTAGTCGAGCTTTGAAAGTtgtactttaccagcttggtctcgttttctcttgtagatccatttacaaccaataggtctTACTTCActtggttgatctactagagtccagacaGAATTGGAATACATATATTCCATTTtgaggtccatggctttgatccattggtcacagTCCACACCATTCATAGCCTGTTTATAGGTCAATGAATCCTTTATGCCATCATCTGGTATGATGATTTGAGCTTCATTTAAACCGAAATAGCGGTCACGCTGATGAAATATTCGTATCCTCCTCGAgccttgacattcattggtccacaaaggtcagaatgtacgagctctaaaggagttttggctctaagaccttttccagtaaaagatcttttgatCATCTGTCCTTCAAGATAGGAATCACatggaggtaaagagttatcttctaactgatttagaagtccactcttaaccaatcttccaatactattgagatttatgtgaccaagtcttaagtgccataagaaggcattagaagaaactttttgttttttattctgagtttcagCTATTCTAAACATCTCATATTTAGGACAAAATTTGCTCGTgatggtcttaacttatataagttattttcaagtatagcagaacaaatgtgaataccttttcttaaaatgagcgctccattaatttcaaaagatattttatacatatgttctattaaacaagagatagatatcaaattcctcttcatttgaggagcatacaagacattctttagtaagatatatctatcattaaaaaacaacttcaaatctcCCACTGCTTTGGATGAGACAATTTCTCCAATTACAACTTTGATAGTGATCTCTCCCTCAGAAAGCGTTTTCCAAGAACTAgtttcctgaaatgagaaacaaatatgattagtggcttctgaatctaatatccaggtagaattttcattttccactaaacatgtttcaaggacaagtaaatcatatttaccttgtgatTCTTTCTCTGCTTTTTTTTAGCAAGGTATTTTGGGTAGTTTCTCAACCAGTGCCCATTTTCACCACAGTTGTAACATGTACCTTTTTCTGTAGTCTTTTTTACCTTGTTATGCCTGATAGTCTTCCTCTTTCCCTTCTTCTCAATCTTTCGATTGGGTTTTGATGGTCCAAATTTAgatttagaggacgatcctctaTTAACTTTTCCTTAttagtagcaacatttgcttctacttcttttcTCTTACCCTTGGTAAGATTCTGGAAACGCTAGAGCTCATTCAGAATGGTTGTCAGGTTAAATTCTATCTTAGTCAGGGACGCATTCGTTTGGAATGGTTTGAAGCTTTtcggaagagactctaagataaaactAACTTGATTTGCCTCATCGATGGCACCTCCATTTACCTcagcaatattgaagtgcatcatcatgtccaggacatgttctctaatagaggtcccctccttcatacgcttagtgtaaatgtatttgattgcctcgtgtcttagggaccattctggttgcccaaacattccttttaatgaatccataatctctttagtcgtggctaaggattcatgtttctttgctaaaATGTCTGACATGCTAGCAAGAATGCAGACACAGGCTTTCTTGTTTGCTTTtatccatcgatcatatgctttccgactagctcggtttgcatttgaggctggggtttgaggacattcctcaaTTAAGACACACCGTAAATCATCAACAACTAGTTTTGTGTTCagatttgatttccatgtcGCATAGTTATCGACATTAAGTTTTTCGGAAGCTAACAATTGAACTATCGAGCgattcatgctgaaaaacaaacatactttgttCAGAAACTATAATCTAAGTAAACCAATCATTTTAGCCaaactttaaataatataccCTTTTATTTATGTGTTGCAATGATAATTCAAAGATTCAAAATAACCTTTACCGAGGGGTAACCGATTACTCATCCTTTGAATCAAGACTATCTTaaccaaatgctaactcacaaatatctcatatttacttagcatttagttaccgtttacttcggtcaagaatgtactaactattttagtaattcttgtaagtgtgacCCTCCATTTTCGGTCCTCAAAGgtgagaatcattatgctctcgaaggtggaaagacaatatgaataCTTATCTAACAGACCCCATCCAAATATGAATTTTGCGGTATtccgaatcctataatacaatcCTCCGAATGGCACGTCGCTCCAGGGTAGACAAGCaggcgcattataggaatctcacggtgtgacccaatggaagagaccgtgggatgtatTGTCATATATCCCTCACCGACTttctatgaactacttcccccattcaccttgttcatagctcatgcaaacactctccgaaTGGAGTTCGCTTCTATGCACGACCCAAATCCCTTCATGAATGTAAACCCGAGATTTCCCTAGGATCATTTTCTCTTGTCATCATAGTTGGGATTACTAAgctaaaaagagaaaaaaaaaaagagagaaaagaaaggaagtggAATTCGACAGCAAGCCCACCACCGCAAGCCCATTTGTTTTTTCAGCCccatttcatttctttcctccatcatttttcatccaaactttcagagcactttgaggagagagtgaaggaagaagaagaagaagaatttcatggtttgaggttgaagaagataggaAAAAGTTCATGCAAAGCCAGCCATTGCAGAATCTGGGTGCAACTGTCAACCTCTGGTTGTTTTGTTCAGTTTGACCTATCTAGAAGgaactaagaggtgaggtttgattttcttgaaagctagttcattttctaataaattttatgaaggaagcttgagctgaatagtatgagaagttaatggtttttgaaatggaaaatAAAGCACAAGATTTTTGAGCAAACCAGGAGGATTTCTGGTGCTCTCTGTGTCTTTGAGTATTCCGGAAGTGCACAAGTCGAATCAGAAGCTGTATTTGGTATAGTTAGAAAGCTTATTCAATAtcctacaactttcatgaagattTTGTTAGCCAAAAAATGACTTTAAGTGGGGTTAATTGCAGGAGATAGATAAGGAGTGGTAGAGAACCTCGAATTATGTATTATCTGTGTTCGGGGCAATTCTAGACAAATTGGTTGAGAATCTCGTTTTCATTTCTTCAGGTAAGATGTAGAGTGTTCAAAAATTAAGAGTTTTATgtgtattttaataattttggaTAAGTGTTGAGGAAGTTATGGGTGTTAGAAGTTAAGATATCGAATCTGGAAAATCTGGAAATGTGGGTTGTAATGTGATTCTTAATCTAATTGTTTAGGAATTCATGAGCATGGAAGGACAAAAGCTATCTATGGTTCTAATGCTCGGTTTTTGTTGTCGATAGGCCAATAGGAAATAGGCTGAGTCTACAAGCCGGGGAACTAgataagactgtgagtgacaaaacaatttctaaaatgttattCAACAATTGTTCATAATTATATGTTTTACTTGTTCTTTTATGAATGATACATGTTTTTGTAAACGGTTTCAAACATGAGTTTTGAGCTTAGATTTCCTAATGAGGGTTATATTCGAGCACGTGGCTAATGGCTTAatgaaaagtagttgaaacgatatcttttaaagtaaagcaTGTATTAGCAAATATTGTATAATGATTTAATGTTTTTCACGAGCAAACTGAATAAACTTGAGTTTTACAAAAGATAAAGATAAACAAGCATGTTTAGATGTTTTCATGTGACTTTGCGGAGCTTTCCATTGATtacatgactgagatattgagcctgaggctatatggtaccgtgtgcacacaggttatatttccgttgtcgacgttgagtgtactccgtgacaacgatgctgtcgtgagtgctggacgggccccactacgacaaagatgatgggagtgtcgggcgggccccactacatcgtaggactagtaaacgttggttgtactagGCATGCTTTACACCACGTAGAtcggtcatgttagttaaaacgtttgatgtacttgttatgctttgttagattttttttttatggtgaACTTGGAAGATATTTTAGGAAACCTTATTTATTACACGTTTATGTTAAATGCTTTGTTTGAGCATATTTATATGTCTAAAGGTTTATCACATGTTCTGACGTCCGGATTtagagttttaaatttagtcactcactgggccccgtagctcattcttttcaaaatgtttcccactttttcaggtagagatgagctcctgtcacaccccctcccggactacctgctaccttagaccgaaagatggcgtgaagccgacgaacaacgcttttctgtacctgtatctgtcgactctgcttaaaactttcatgtgatgaacttgccaatctagtatataaactattgcacatgccacaaaacacagcggatcctaggctagtcaaacacatacatgaaatgtacctcaaaatttaccgatttcacgagtaaacctaaagacaccttaatcaaaatataaccaacaaagtttacacaactacagctcctaaagcttatacaaactgtggagtatctataacatacaagggtgtgaatacatcacaacacaacagactttatgcccaacacaaaacacgtactggcaatcgataatgaagcttccgcagactaaggcagtctatcaggcaccgggaagtcgatctctacctggaaaaatgggtaaaacattttggaaagggtgagctatagagctcagtgagtgactcagtttaaaactatgaatttaaagataagagcacgtgaaaactttacacatataaatctgtttatacaagtcgtaaatgtaaatgtgtaatagtaagaataacttccttaaatactcagcatgttcatcattgaaatatagcaaggcatatcaagtatatcgaagcattttaactaacatgacgaatttacgttgtgtagggtacacctagtacaaaaacgtttacaagcactacgatgtagtggggcccgcccagcactcccatcttctttgtcgtagtggggcccgcccagcactcacgacagcatcgttgttacggagtacactcaacgtcaacaacgaaatctaaccagtgtgcacacggtaatctctagcctcaggctcaagatcttggtcatgtagttaatgaaaatttcataaatcatcataaaatattaaaacatgcctgcttataaattttacacaaagctcgaactttactcagctctttcgtggaaaattgtagttcttaaaacaaaacttcatactaattcatgctttgcttaaaatattgtggtttaaatactttccaaacatttaatatctacgtgctagcataaatttctttaagaaatctagtctccaaatgtatacttgaaaatagtcatgaaattcaaatacctttcatggcttcgtaaataaacatttatcgcattcaatcataataacagttatggaaaatatttcaaagttggttttgtcactcacagtcttgggctagatccttggtctataagctcggttgaattcttctcggcctgccaacaacccaactgagtattaaaaccttaaacattctggtttcctaaagatatacat contains:
- the LOC127150669 gene encoding uncharacterized protein LOC127150669; amino-acid sequence: MNRSIVQLLASEKLNVDNYATWKSNLNTKLVVDDLRCVLIEECPQTPASNANRASRKAYDRWIKANKKACVCILASMSDILAKKHESLATTKEIMDSLKGMFGQPEWSLRHEAIKYIYTKRMKEGTSIREHVLDMMMHFNIAEVNGGAIDEANQVSFILESLPKSFKPFQTNASLTKIEFNLTTILNEL